In the Hevea brasiliensis isolate MT/VB/25A 57/8 chromosome 8, ASM3005281v1, whole genome shotgun sequence genome, CACTTCATCCGATCATTTCCTTTGTTTTCTCCGTCACCAATGTGTCTCTCTCCGCCATCACAACCACCTTATGCCTCCGCTCCTTTCTGTCTCTAGAAAAGCTTAAATATCCACACACTCTCCCTGTACTAAGAGCCCAACCCGCCGCAATGACCCGACCCGTTTCATTTCTCCgatttctctctctcctctccctcttgcTTCTCACCCTCTCTCGCTCTTATGTTACTGCCGATTCCCACTTCGAAGGTTTTGAAGCCGAAGAAGACGACGTCGTGGAGGAAACCATAGAGCCTCACTCGTTCAAACTCACCGATCTTCCATTAACTCGGTCCGATACACCTCCCACTTCAGTTTCTAATCCTATATCAGAAAATTCTGAACTCAACGTTAATTTCAATTCGGATTCTCAATCCTTGAAACTCGAATCGGATCAATCAAAACGCTCTTCTCCACCATCGACAACTACCTTTGATGACTGGGACGAAGATGAATTTGAAGGTATACCTGTTCATCAACCTCCAGTGGAGACGCCCAAAACTGCTGAATCTAACCAAAGTACAGATTCAAAACCAAAGACGGTTTTCAAGAAACAGCAATCATACACGGTGGAGATTGTGTGCGTATCTTTCTTGATCATGTTCATTATCAATTACTTCACGGGGAAACGCGAAAATGAGAATTTGGCGCTGTCTTGGGCGGCGAAATTCGCTACCAAAGACTCGATTTTCGAGAAGAATTTTAGCCTTCTTGGTGTTGGAGAAGGCGATGATTCGCCACTGTTGTTGAAAGAAGGGCAGAATGTTTTCAAATTTTATGCCAGTGGTCGTAGGTACTGTCAAGGTTTGTTGGCTACGATGGAATTGAAGAGTAGGCACGATTTGATTGCAAGGATTTATAATATGATCGTGCCTTGCAAGGATGAGATCACTTTTGAAGTGTATATGAATGATGATGCGATGGATCATGTGGTTTTTGCGCTGGCAAAGAAGAAGGCAGCCAAAGTGATGCAGAAGGAGGTGAGAGATTTGCAAAGATTTGCTGGGATTGTAGCGCAGCCACCTAGTGGGAGGAAATGGGTGTCTGAGGAGTTGGGAGTTATTTCAGAGTCTAAGGAGGTTGCTGGGGATTTGCTCACTGAGGCTGTGCTTGAGCAGGTTCGATTATTAAATTAGCTCTGGCTGGCTTTTGTTCCTTATTTGATCAGTATCGAGGTATTGAGTTAACGTGTTGCATAGTTGAATTTTCTGATTGTTAATGTGATTTTTTATCTTTTATCTATAGCTTGGTGTATTAATTCTTCATTTAGTGCTCCGTTGTATGGGTTAGCGTAGCTTTACATGGTTGAGTATTGTATATGGATTACAGTTTGATTATGCCAGATTGGGTATATTTGTTTTGGAATCGTTTCATTTCTTGAGTTTTTTTTTCCACGTCTTTTGTGTCTCTGGGTTTTACTTGTATCTTGATGATGATAGTTCTTTGAAATGATTATGTCTAATTAGTTATTTTCTTTGCCATTTCTATGATGGAGATTAGTATTTGAGGTTCTATTGAATGCGTTAGTGGAACATATTGGTTTTCTTGAATCTTAGCTATGCCGTAAGGGTTTTATTTTGGATGCCTGCGTGATTTTGTTCTCATGCCTATGTAGATTTGACTTGTAGAAGAGCTAACCAAACTGTTCTGAGGATTTGTTATGAGCAAGGGCCCTAGGGAAGTGGTCTTTTGTTCGTTGTTTAGGGAGGTGAATGGATATGTGTTTATGCCTTAAGTTTGGAAGGGTGAAATTGATTATATTATGGCCTCTCTagaattttatctttatttggcCATTCATTTTGTGGTATTCTTTGTTAAAAGATAAGTGGAACTGTGTTAGTAGTTCATGGGAACAAGCATGAAGAGCCATACATATCATCATTGGTCCTTCATTCATGGCGATTTCTTATGAATGGTAGGACTGCAGAAGTAGTTAACTGGATGCGCTGTTTTTTACTTTGCATCCTAATATTGAATCATCATAATTATccctaaaatgaaaaataaagagaTATCTGGTGCTGCTGATGGGGAGATGCGTAAGCGttcttttttttatgaaaatctaGTGTAAATATTCATTGTGGAATATTAGCATTCATGAACATACTTCTGTGGTGCTAATTTTTGTTATCATCTTGGGTTACGGCCTTCTCTGTGTTGATGGCATTTATTTGTAAGAGGCATTTACGGTGTCTAGGCTGTCTTGTATGATGGTTTTCACCCGACATTACCTGTAGTGGGGATTCTGTTTTCTTGGTCCACTTCAACCGTCATGGATCTACATAATttgtgagattttttttttaattttttggagAGAAAGGGGGGGGCGCGGGTTTGTTGAGAAAATAGGACTATAGTTTAACAATAGCGTTACATTCTGATTAGGTTGAAAATGAAattcaaagtccaattcatcttcTACATCCTATGACCTTTTCCCATATGCCCTAGCTCTTATGTGGGCTGAGTAGGGGCAGACTGAGACATTTTGAGACCCAATATGCACCATGTCTCCCTCCTGCAACGAAACAAATACTATGTTCAAATTCATATAGATTAGGCAACTAGTGCACTCTCCCCACCCTCTCCCACCAACACCCcccaccccaaaaaaaaaaaagtcctcTCTTCCCTTCTCTTTCTCCGAATGAGCAGGTAGACATATTTGTAATTATGAGTTTGTTATGGCAATATTTTGATGAACATGGTAGTTAGAGAAACTATGTGTAATATGATGATGTAGAAAACAGTTGTATCTGGCTGAATTTTCTCGTAGAACTTATCTTACTGGTGTCAGTGTTGCATACCTGTGGATTTACTTATGAGCCAGTTCTATTCCCAATTGCCATCTCTTTTAGCATTGACAAATGCATGGTTTTCAACTAATCTGTTTCCTCTTCTAGTATTATGTGATATATGTTCTGAAACTTGCTTTGCCTGAATTTTTCAGTAGACTTTCCGCTTGATTATTTCCTCCACTGCTTCCTAGCCATTACAGTATGTTGATGCATGAATTGTTCAGTGTGGTTTATGAACATGTTTGTTCTACTGTAGGAGTATGGCATTTATTAGTTTACTTGAACTTTACAATATGAATTACATCCGAAATTCTGAAGGTTTTTGGGGAAaaagcatttgagaaatttggcaAGGGTTTCATCTCCATGCATTTTTCTGATCAACACCCTGGAACACATAAGAAGATGCTGTTGTTCAAGTTTGCACTGGCTGATGCCAACAACATGGCTGATATGACTAGATTGGTAGCACTGGTTCCTTATTACATTGATCTTATTGGGAGGTACAAGTTGAGTTCCCAGGTGGGTCACCTTATATTTGCCTTTTGCAGTCTTATCTtcaataatttacaaattaagATTGTCTTAAAAACATTGCTTTACTGCAGGCTAAATCTAAAACAGAGGCAGCCAGATCGAAAGCAGCCCAAGAGGCCTACAAAGAACTTCAAAATGCAAGACAAGAAGCCTTGCAGAAAAAGAAGGCAGAGAGGAAAAAGATGCTAGAGGAGACTGAAGCAAAGCTCAATGCAGAGGTTACTCGCAAGAAAGAAGCAAGAGAGCGCGCTCGTCAGATGAAGAAGGCTATGCCAAAAATAAAGATGACCCGTGCTCTCTAGATATTAAATCCTCTCATTGGGCAACGTTTTGGTTTCATGCTCTCACGCAGGGTACATTAGTTATGTTCCAACTAATCTAGCTAGTCGAGGGTTTAGAATGTAGGGAAATGAATCACTTTGGaaacttgaaaatttttcttAGACGACATTTTTAGCTTGGTTTTGGGATTAGATTGGAgccattttcattttctttgacATTATTGTGCTTCAAGATAAC is a window encoding:
- the LOC110649785 gene encoding uncharacterized protein At5g49945, which gives rise to MTRPVSFLRFLSLLSLLLLTLSRSYVTADSHFEGFEAEEDDVVEETIEPHSFKLTDLPLTRSDTPPTSVSNPISENSELNVNFNSDSQSLKLESDQSKRSSPPSTTTFDDWDEDEFEGIPVHQPPVETPKTAESNQSTDSKPKTVFKKQQSYTVEIVCVSFLIMFIINYFTGKRENENLALSWAAKFATKDSIFEKNFSLLGVGEGDDSPLLLKEGQNVFKFYASGRRYCQGLLATMELKSRHDLIARIYNMIVPCKDEITFEVYMNDDAMDHVVFALAKKKAAKVMQKEVRDLQRFAGIVAQPPSGRKWVSEELGVISESKEVAGDLLTEAVLEQVFGEKAFEKFGKGFISMHFSDQHPGTHKKMLLFKFALADANNMADMTRLVALVPYYIDLIGRYKLSSQAKSKTEAARSKAAQEAYKELQNARQEALQKKKAERKKMLEETEAKLNAEVTRKKEARERARQMKKAMPKIKMTRAL